Proteins encoded in a region of the Peromyscus leucopus breed LL Stock chromosome 15, UCI_PerLeu_2.1, whole genome shotgun sequence genome:
- the B3galt2 gene encoding beta-1,3-galactosyltransferase 2 has product MLQWRRRHCCFAKMTWNAKRSLFRTHLMGVLSLVFLFAMFLFFNHHDWLPGRPGFKENPVTYTFRGFRSTKSETNHSSLRNIWKETVPQTLRPQTATNSNNTDLSPQGVTGLENTLSANGSNYNEKGTGHPNSYHFKYIINEPEKCQEKSPFLILLIAAEPGQIEARRAIRQTWGNESLAPGIQITRIFLLGISIKLNGYLQHAILEESRQYHDIIQQEYLDTYYNLTIKTLMGMNWVATYCPHIPYVMKTDSDMFVNTEYLIHKLLKPDLPPRHNYFTGYLMRGYAPNRNKDSKWYMPPDLYPSERYPVFCSGTGYVFSGDLAEKIFKVSLGIRRLHLEDVYVGICLAKLRIDPVPPPNEFVFNHWRVSYSSCKYSHLITSHQFQPSELIKYWNHLQQNKHNACANAAKEKAGRYRHRKLH; this is encoded by the coding sequence ATGCTTCAGTGGAGGAGAAGACACTGCTGCTTTGCAAAGATGACCTGGAATGCTAAAAGGTCTCTGTTCCGGACCCACCTTATGGGTGTACTTTCTCTAGTGTTTCTTTTTgctatgtttctgtttttcaatcaTCATGACTGGCTACCGGGTAGACCTGGATTCAAAGAAAACCCTGTGACATACACTTTCCGAGGATTTCGTTCTACAAAAAGTGAAACAAATCACAGCTCACTTCGGAACATTTGGAAAGAAACAGTTCCTCAGACTCTGAGGCCTCAGACAGCAACTAACTCCAATAACACAGATCTATCACCGCAAGGAGTTACAGGACTAGAGAACACACTCAGTGCCAATGGAAGCAATTATAATGAAAAGGGTACTGGACATCCAAACTCTTACCATTTCAAATATATTATCAATGAGCCTGAAAAATGCCAAGAAAAAAGTCCATTTTTAATACTATTAATAGCTGCAGAACCTGGACAGATAGAAGCAAGAAGAGCTATCCGGCAAACATGGGGCAATGAAAGTTTAGCACCTGGCATCCAAATCACACGGATTTTTTTGTTGGGCATAAGTATTAAGCTAAATGGCTATCTTCAACATGcaattctagaagaaagcagacaATATCATGATATAATTCAACAGGAATACTTAGATACATACTATAATCTGACCATTAAAACATTAATGGGTATGAACTGGGTTGCAACATACTGTCCACATATTCCATATGTTATGAAAACGGACAGTGACATGTTTGTCAACACTGAATATTTAATACACAAGTTACTGAAGCCAGATCTGCCTCCTAGACATAACTATTTTACTGGGTACCTAATGAGAGGTTATGCACctaacagaaacaaagacagcaaGTGGTACATGCCACCAGACCTTTATCCAAGTGAGCGTTACCCTGTCTTCTGTTCAGGAACTGGTTATGTTTTTTCTGGGGATCTAGCAGAAAAGatatttaaggtttctttaggCATCCGTCGTTTGCACTTGGAAGATGTGTATGTAGGGATCTGTCTTGCCAAGTTGAGAATTGATCCTGTGCCCCCTCCCAATGAGTTCGTGTTCAATCACTGGCGAGTTTCTTACTCAAGCTGTAAATACAGCCACCTAATTACCTCGCATCAGTTCCAGCCTAGTGAACTGATAAAATACTGGAACCACTTACAACAAAATAAGCACAACGCCTGTGCCAACgcagcaaaggaaaaagcagGCAGGTATCGGCACCGCAAACTACACTAA